The Pseudonocardia broussonetiae DNA segment CCGCCACCGCCCCCAGGCCGACGGCGCCGACACCCGTCCCGGCGTCGTAGGCGATGTTCCACGCGGCGCTCGCCGATCCGTAGCCCGCCGGCCCGCCCGCCGCGAACAGCGTCGTGAGCGCGTCGTTCTGCACCAGCCCGAACCCGACGCCCACCACCGCCGACCCGACGACGACGAGCGGGCCGGCCGGCGCGCCCAGCGCCAGCACCTCCACGGCCATCCCGGCGGCGGCGAGCAGCACGCCCGGGAGCAGCAGCCGCCCGCCCAGGCCGTGGCGGTCGACCAGGCGTCCGGCGGTGGTGCGCCCGAGCAGCGCGCCCGCAGCGGTGGCGAACAGCGCGGCCGCCACCAGGCCGGCGGCCCCGGGGACGGCCAGCGGCAGGAACGTCACCAGCCCGCCCTGCGCCACCGAGCAGGACAGCATCGCCACCAGCGGGGCGGACGCGGGCCGCGGGCGGGCGGGGCCGGGCTCGCCGTCGGCGGCGACGGGCGTCGGCCGCGGCACCCGCAGCGCCGGCAGGGCGAGCAGCCCGAGCAGCGGCGCCGCGCCGGCCGCGACGAACACGCCCGTGAACCCGGCGACGTCGACGACCGCCACCCCGGCCGGCAGCAGCACGAGCTGCGGCACCCCGACGGCGACGCCGTAGCGCGCGGCGGCGCGCCCGTGCTCCGACGGCGCCGCGAGCTCGGCCACCAGCGCGCTGCCCACCACCGTCAGCAGGCCGAACCCGACGCCCCGCGCCGCCGACACCGCGAGCACCGGGCCCAGCTCCGCCGAGAGCGCGAGCAGCGGCGTGGGCGCGCCGAGCAGCACCAGCCCCGCGCCGAGCACGGTCCGGTACC contains these protein-coding regions:
- a CDS encoding MFS transporter: MRSWPFRLMLLATVLGFGGYALLLPVVPLWVSGAGELAAGSTTGALMLTTIGTQLAVPWLVARLGYRTVLGAGLVLLGAPTPLLALSAELGPVLAVSAARGVGFGLLTVVGSALVAELAAPSEHGRAAARYGVAVGVPQLVLLPAGVAVVDVAGFTGVFVAAGAAPLLGLLALPALRVPRPTPVAADGEPGPARPRPASAPLVAMLSCSVAQGGLVTFLPLAVPGAAGLVAAALFATAAGALLGRTTAGRLVDRHGLGGRLLLPGVLLAAAGMAVEVLALGAPAGPLVVVGSAVVGVGFGLVQNDALTTLFAAGGPAGYGSASAAWNIAYDAGTGVGAVGLGAVADPFGFRAAFGLSAIALLLVGPAARRSR